A DNA window from Hydractinia symbiolongicarpus strain clone_291-10 chromosome 6, HSymV2.1, whole genome shotgun sequence contains the following coding sequences:
- the LOC130647693 gene encoding putative agmatine deiminase yields the protein MLLVLSVPSVKDSYYKKHFKKMVDFYIAYANAIIGKDDVIILTDKATMPYMVGRVPNEILLVVEQHLDAWIRDFSPVLSNKSIQFKYYGGINAKEAKFIQKQFNAFLDKYEIEYTKIDLVNDGGNIVYNGNNCVITTDKFLELNNLTEADGVKALSDVLKVEHVIVLPADDEKLGHIDGMCSFVNEKTLFLLKYEDDEKFRSKIKVTLEKCLPKDIVIKEIECGESCSKAKGGFVSSYGLYVNCVPTEHFIYIPIFGNALDNYAMKEFQHYASGKECVFVDARNVCDLGGSLRCLSWQVSGKNAEKLINAAKNES from the coding sequence ATGCTTCTCGTGCTATCTGTTCCATCGGTCAAGGACTCCTATTACAAAAAACACTTTAAGAAAATGGTAGATTTTTATATCGCGTATGCCAATGCAATAATTGGGAAGGATGATGTGATTATCTTAACTGATAAGGCAACTATGCCTTATATGGTTGGGCGTGTACCGAATGAAATACTTTTAGTGGTTGAACAACACCTTGATGCTTGGATACGAGATTTTAGCCCTGTATTATCAAACAAGTCAATTCAATTTAAATATTATGGAGGTATAAATGCTAAAGAGGccaaatttattcaaaaacagttcaatgcTTTTCTAGACAAGTATGAAATTGAATACACCAAAATTGATTTAGTCAATGATGGTGGTAATATAGTTTATAATGGAAACAACTGTGTCATTACAACTGACAAGTTTTTAGAGTTGAATAATCTAACAGAAGCAGACGGTGTTAAGGCACTCTCTGATGTACTTAAAGTTGAGCATGTTATTGTTTTGCCAGCCGACGATGAAAAGCTGGGACACATTGATGGTATGTGTTCATTTGTAAacgaaaaaacattatttcttttaaaatatgaagATGATGAAAAATTCAGGTCAAAGATTAAAGTAACTCTTGAGAAATGTTTGCCAAAAGATATTGTGATCAAGGAGATAGAGTGTGGTGAGTCATGTAGTAAAGCGAAAGGTGGTTTTGTCTCATCATATGGCTTGTACGTTAATTGTGTACCAACAGAACATTTTATTTACATTCCAATATTTGGAAATGCATTGGATAACTATGCAATGAAGGAATTTCAACATTATGCAAGTGGTAAAGAATGTGTCTTTGTTGATGCTCGCAATGTTTGTGACCTGGGTGGTAGCTTACGTTGCCTCAGTTGGCAGGTCAGTGGGAAAAATGCTGAGAAATTAATTAatgcagcaaaaaatgagtcataa